The region GCTCAACATATCGGAAAAGGTCTTTAATGCCGGAAAGCGAAGCGGGAACTTGATGCCAAAAACGAATTGACGTATTTTGTCGGAGAAGGATTGCTGCATCTTGGTAGTTGTTGATTCAACCTAAAACTCCTTTAGATACCATCGCAATCTTTTTTTATTTACTTATTTTTATTTAATTTAGGCCATTCCCCAAAGCTGTAGGCGGGAGTGGACGGGTTGACACTTCGGCAAGCTCAGTGCATCGCGTGCAAACTTGGAGTTTTGTGTCCGCCTCAGGCGGATTCAGTACTGGTTGACCCGCCTCCACTGCGTTACGGACGGGTGTGCTCCCCTGTCTGCCGGCAGGCAGGGAAACCCGCCACTGTGCCAAGCGCCAAACCGTTGAGTGCAGTTGGTAATATATCTGACATTCCCCAAAGTTGTATTTTAGCATTTTTTGGGCCTATGGAAACGACAATAACCAGCAAAAATCTTGGTCACTTGGGAATGATGGCCAGCATGATAGACGAACTCGGCATAGGTAATAGATTCGGCGATTATCCAAGATACCCGCGACCGTCACCTTACGGTGGGCGAGGCCGTTAAAGCTATGATTATCAATGGTTCAGGTTTAGGTATAAAATTGATTAGAACTCACAAAGGCGTGGTTTCAAAAAATTTCCTCCGACCATGTTTTTAAACAAATTAGGTGCCTGATACTTAAATCATTAGTAAATTATTATTTTTTGATTTTTTACCTAAAAAAGATTATCATGCATAAAAAAATAAGATTATTAACCTGATGAGTGAACAGGCAAAAAATACTATTTCCGAATCGGAGGGGGTGTGGAATGTTAGGTATATATTTCAAAACCTTACGTGTACCTAAAAACCTCTTTTAGTTCTATTTCCCAATTTGGAAAGGCAGAAGAAACCAATACATCCTCTTCAGAATACACCGTCCGAGCCACAAAAACCCCCCGCCGGTTGCGGTCATACACCAGCACATTACGGTATTCCGGTTGTACCACCCAGTATTCCCGAACACCTACTTCTTCATAAATTGAGAACTTTTCCTTCATCTCGGTACGGGTATTGCCTGGCGACAAAATCTCAATCACCAGATCCGGCGCCCCCAAACAACCCCGATCGTCCAGTTTCTCAGGATCGCAAATCACACATAAATCCGGCTGCAATACGGTCATCACTTCCTGATCGCTCACGGCCTGCCGCCGAATCCGCTTAGACAGCCGAAAATCCGCCCGAAGCACCAACCGTACATCAAACGGCGCGGTATAAGCGCGGCATGTTGTATTTTTCAGGTATTGGTAAAAAATACCAGAGAGATTCATGGAAATGCTTTGGTGCATACGGTTGGGCGCGGGTGACATGCGGTACACATAGCCCCGCAACAATT is a window of Bacteroidetes Order II. bacterium DNA encoding:
- a CDS encoding Uma2 family endonuclease, with protein sequence MLTDINDLDLSRQYTYADYLKWAFQERVELLRGYVYRMSPAPNRMHQSISMNLSGIFYQYLKNTTCRAYTAPFDVRLVLRADFRLSKRIRRQAVSDQEVMTVLQPDLCVICDPEKLDDRGCLGAPDLVIEILSPGNTRTEMKEKFSIYEEVGVREYWVVQPEYRNVLVYDRNRRGVFVARTVYSEEDVLVSSAFPNWEIELKEVFRYT